In Polyangium spumosum, one DNA window encodes the following:
- a CDS encoding ExeA family protein, which produces MSQSLLRHFRLRSHPFTRAAQRDGLYRHKGFTEALERLRFTVELDAIATLVAEPGCGKSLLLGQLADELQQKSWAVHYFAHATVGPFGLVNVLARKTGLAPRRSRAETALAVSAALLEDERKHLLVLDEAHALPDDTLEDVRLLTIADFDRRSPFLLLLAGQPSLDDRLAEPTHHALDQRITTVARLSPLSLDETREYLRVRIDMAGAKGLPFFEEDAVAALFDASAGVPRRINHVATSAMIVAASRGRQTVGAQDVHDARLDRGRL; this is translated from the coding sequence ATGAGTCAGTCCCTCTTGCGTCATTTCCGTCTGCGCAGCCACCCCTTCACACGCGCCGCGCAAAGAGATGGCTTGTATCGCCACAAAGGCTTCACCGAGGCCCTCGAGCGCCTGCGCTTCACCGTCGAGCTGGACGCCATCGCCACGCTCGTCGCCGAGCCCGGCTGCGGCAAGAGCCTGTTGCTCGGCCAGCTCGCCGACGAGCTGCAGCAAAAATCGTGGGCCGTGCACTACTTCGCCCACGCGACCGTGGGCCCCTTCGGTCTTGTCAATGTGCTCGCTCGAAAAACCGGCCTCGCGCCCCGCCGCTCCCGCGCCGAGACCGCGCTCGCCGTCTCCGCCGCGCTGCTGGAGGACGAGCGCAAGCACCTGCTCGTGCTCGACGAAGCACATGCGCTCCCCGACGACACGCTCGAGGACGTCCGACTGCTCACGATCGCCGATTTCGACCGGAGGAGTCCATTCTTGCTCCTCTTGGCCGGCCAACCCTCGCTCGACGACCGCCTCGCCGAGCCGACGCATCACGCCCTCGATCAGCGAATCACGACCGTCGCGCGCCTCTCCCCGCTCTCGCTCGACGAGACGCGTGAATACCTGCGCGTAAGGATCGACATGGCCGGCGCCAAGGGGCTGCCATTCTTCGAGGAGGACGCCGTGGCCGCCCTCTTCGACGCCTCCGCTGGCGTCCCGCGACGCATCAATCACGTCGCAACGAGCGCAATGATCGT